A genomic segment from Micromonospora echinaurantiaca encodes:
- a CDS encoding DNA-3-methyladenine glycosylase I, which yields MSDLVIGADGLPRCAWGSSTPDYAVYHDTEWGRPLHGDDALYERMTLEAFQSGLSWLTILRKRANFRLAFDDFHISTVAGYGEAEVNRLLADAGIVRNRAKIEAAIANARAALDLPDGLSKLLWSYAPPPRASRPTSFAQVPALTAESTAMAKALKKRGFRFVGPTTAYALMQATGMVDDHLAGCHVVTPGGGVMG from the coding sequence GTGAGTGACCTGGTGATCGGCGCCGACGGGCTGCCGCGCTGCGCCTGGGGGTCGAGCACCCCCGACTACGCCGTCTACCACGACACCGAGTGGGGTCGGCCGCTGCACGGCGACGACGCGCTCTACGAGCGGATGACGCTGGAGGCGTTCCAGTCCGGCCTGTCCTGGCTGACCATCCTGCGCAAGCGGGCCAACTTCCGGCTCGCCTTCGACGACTTCCACATCTCCACCGTGGCCGGCTACGGCGAGGCCGAGGTGAACCGGCTGCTGGCCGACGCCGGCATCGTGCGCAACCGGGCCAAGATCGAGGCGGCGATCGCCAACGCGCGGGCCGCGCTGGACCTGCCCGACGGGCTCTCCAAGCTGCTCTGGTCGTACGCGCCGCCGCCCCGGGCCAGCCGGCCCACGTCGTTCGCGCAGGTGCCGGCCTTGACCGCCGAGTCCACCGCGATGGCCAAGGCGCTCAAGAAGCGCGGTTTCCGGTTCGTCGGCCCGACCACGGCGTACGCGCTGATGCAGGCCACCGGCATGGTCGACGACCACCTGGCGGGCTGCCACGTCGTGACGCCCGGCGGCGGCGTGATGGGATGA